From the Plectropomus leopardus isolate mb chromosome 20, YSFRI_Pleo_2.0, whole genome shotgun sequence genome, the window ttcactcactcactctctctctctctatctctctctctcacaggcacgcacacacacacacacacacacacgcacgcacagcCAGCTTGCCAGTCACATTATAGTAGCTCCATTTTTTGGCATTCTCCTCGCAGCTGTTCTTTACAAGTCAGATCTTGAATGGTGGAAGACATTGGCCGTTTGGTTTGGCGTTCAGTTGGAGCTCTCTGAAGAGACTGCTGTGTTTGTATGCgagcatgtgaatgtgtgtgtgtgtgtgtgcgtgcgagagtgagaaagagagatgtCATGCATACAAGAccacatacaacacacacaaccctGTCATGATGCCCTGATGTTACTCCAGACATTTTTCTAACTCTACTATAGTtagtttctttctctcttgcccTCTATCTGCCTTTCTCCTTCCTTCTGCCTGAAACTTCCCAAACTGACTCTTTTCCTGTGTGGTCCCAAGCACTTCTCTCTGTACTTTCATCTCACTTGAAGAGATAATGAGTTTGATTGCATCACCCGCAGAGTCATTTGACAAAActttggatttaaaaaacactcactttgatcatgaaaaaaaatcccaaaaggaTGGATTTGTCAGTGAAAAATGGTTATTACCGTGTGTTTTGCTGTTACtgtataaatttttttttactccatcagtttttatctttttttaagtgatatATCATTCATGGCAGACGTCAGCTTAGAGGGTGCACACGGTCTCGGTAGAGATCATGTGGTGAGAGGCCAAAAAACGTCCTTCCTGAGACATCACATTAAGACACCACTGAGACGGAGCAGGTGCACAGCCACAAGCCAGAAGATTGCAGTTAGTTTAACACTTTCACAGGCATTTTCACGGAGTGATGGGAGGTCAGGTGGGCTAAAATGTCAATGAGATGTCTGGAAGGAGTTAAGCAAAAAATCTCATCCTAGATACacatttttgtatataaaaCATTAGCTGACGATGAACAAACATGCAGCGGCAGCAGaggtgtgatgtgtgtgtgggtcatgtttgttttggtttttttttgagaaagagaggaaaacaaagggTCTTGCCGGTAGTTTGAGGGATTCggtaagagtgtgtgtgggcGCATGTGAatttttaggtgtgtgtgtgtgtgtgtgccccagAGCCCTTTGTGCCTTTTTGATGGAGTCAGCCTTTGTTGCCACTCTCTGtgtcacatgcacatgcacagacacagggaaatcaaagcacacacacacacacacacaatcaacaTACAAGTTGCCTGGTTTTGCTATAAGAAGACCTCAGAGTGAGTCCCTACAACcccaatacttttttttttaaattcttagtTGACTTTTATAACATCTAGGAGTTAATTGTAGACGTTCTGAAAGCCATATTGAATTTTGCTCCAATGCAACTTAAAATGTCCTCACAAGAATAGTAAATTGTCCATGGTCACTCCTCACAAGCACAGCTAAAccagagcacacacactcacacacgtgCAGGCAGCTACCATTGGCTCTGCAGCGAGGGTCCCCTCCTGTCCCCATCCCTTCTTGCCTGCAGCTGCTGGCCAGCCTGTCAGTTCCCAGGCATCAAGCCATCAGAGATGACGCCTCCTCACGCCACCAAGTGGTAATCACCTGCCCTGCACCACCAGCAACAGGGGCTCTGTCCTCCAGGCAGCAGCGGAAATTAATGATCCCCTCCAactcaaaaatatgtttgtttttttctttatgtcccctaaaatgtctCACCTTGACTAGACTTGtgtctgtgcaaagtttgtcaccAGAGAGGTGTTTTTACATCCCTATACTGAAGTAGAGTACTATATAAAACTTTAATTATGTGAAACTTTTTATGCTGCTGTCTCGGCCAGGATGCCCTTGTAAAAGAGATTTTGAATCTCAAAGGGACtgttcctggttaaataaaataaaataaaaagggggaGATGTCTATGCacttccctaaaatctgagcTAGATTAGGTGCGTCACTAATTCAAAAGCCAAGCGCTGTCTAAGATGCAAATGCCAGCAAAGAAAGCTGAAATCTCCAATTCAAAGAGgactttttacataaaatatagaaatcaaAGCCAGacagaatatatttttctgtaaacttGTTTGCACCTCTGGTATATACAGTAATTACATAATAACAAGGGGAAAACACTGCAATAATGTGGCAgatgttatgtttgttttacagccACCAATTCTGTGTCAGCCTCTGCCAGTTACAAGCTAACaagctaaaaaacaacttaGATAAATTAAAGTTTCTAAACCACACTTACCATTCTCATCATCTGCTAGTTGCTCCCCTCATGCCCCTCATATTTGTCCTTAACTTTTCAGAGCTTTTTCAAATTCTTATGAAaaattttgagagaaaaacatcttaaactaaatattatagtatagtatttttacatacattaaaacatgtctggaggggacttttttttaccaaaagtaCTGATAGCTTTGGGTTTGAaaatctgtatatgtgtgttggGATTAAAGGTTCAAGCCATATGATAATTAAAACTCTGCCATAAAGCTATGCTGTTACAGCATCATGCCGGTTGTACTGCGGCACCTTTATTACCTTGGgtgacattttttgtaattacatTACAGATAGATAAAGAAAACGTGCTTCTTTGTTGTCATGAAtgattgctaaaaaaaaaagaggtacaaTTATTTTGACCCTAAATTCTGGATATAAATATGTTCTTGTTTAAGCGTGAAAATGAGTCAATGATTTAGCAAATTAAAGGATAAGGCAGcagtactctttttttttttttttaactgtcattaaatctcatgaaaagacaaaccaaTTTTATACTTTCTGACTTCATCTGTGGTACTCCATCCCAAGCTCCTTCAGAGGCTGTAACAAGTAtatagtttaatttctttttaaaacgtGGAATCAGGCAACTTTTTAACCACCTACTGCTGTTGCAAAGACAACTGGCTTGGTCTCGGTTTTCCTCAGAGCCCAGATAATAATCACTGTAATATTTTGGTTTCAGTTACAAATATCAACACACTCATCTTTAAGCATTTATTCAGAGCAATAAACCAAAGCAGTATAGACAACAGCATGCTGTTGTCTTAATGTCAACCACaagtgaaactgaaacaaaatgtcaaGTTATTGGCTTTTACTTAGGtgagaaaaaagtgaattaCGATcagaacaaagcaaacaaatgtaataataataatgtaatatctCTAGATTTGACCTGTATTATAATGATTTGAGACAAGatagaaaataacaacaaaacaggtCAGAGACTCAAACTGTCAGTGTGAGACGTACCGTGATGGCCTTCCAGTATTTAGCCATGCTGTCAGTCTTTTtactgtgtgcctgtgtgtgtttgtgtgtgtgtgtgtgtgtgtgtgtgtgtgtgcttgaaaTGAGGAAAATTTGATATTTCCATATTTCGTCATAGTGCACCACATCCTTGCTTTATCCGTGACCTCTTCTCAGACACCTCTTTGGGGCCTAAGTCAGGTGTGTAGGATTGTGTGCATGCATTGTGTGTataatttctgtgtgtgtgtgtgtgtgtaaaccaGCTTATTTTAAGGATTAATTTTCTGCAtctgacaaatgaaaaacaggCAGAAGTCTGGGGATAAAAACCAGGCTGAGGAGATGTGCCGTAGAGCAGGTGAAGTGCAGGCGAAAGGCGCTGGGGCTCAGCAGCAGGGGGGCTGCTCAGTTCAGTGAGTAATTGTGGAGTGGGTCACACAGGTCTGGACCTCATTAAGAGAATTGTCTGGGAACTTTCAGGCTCTGAGCTGTCGTCATGTCACCTGCCTTCTTGTCACGGGAGGCAGCGTTAGGAAAACAGCGGCTTATTAAGGTGTCtttcactttttcaggtcacaCAGTTCACCATTAGAGTCAGGCAGATCAACGCACACGCTAACACACGGCAGTTTTGCAGCAAACATTTGCGATACGAGCCTGTAACTGACATGCATACATCTGACATCTGTGGACTCGAGGCGTATGAAAGGCAGGTACATCATCTCAGCCGCAATCGCTTTTGATCGTCTTTGAAcgtcttctcttttctcttgaacgcccaccccccctcctctgtTCTTAATTTGTATTCACAGGGGGCTTCTCTGCCGTCTGAGGTTACATAGATGAGAATTGGGGGGGATTTGGGGGATCTCtctccagcagctttttaaagagGCTGAGGTATCAATCAGGTGCTGATGTTACACTGATGCAATGTTTCAGCCTATAGAGGTTACTCCTGGTCGCCACGCTGCTTTATATCAACGAACCAGCAGCTAATTTCGATATCAGTTGACATTTGACAAATGATACTGCAAGCAAATGTGCTAAGACAGCTACAAGACGGTTGATTATGTATTAATTAGGAGATATTTTTTGGGgacatacacattttaaaatgtgactaatgagctgttttaaaggtccagtgtggaggatttagggGGAATTATTGGCTAAAGGGGAATTTAATAAAGTAAGCttgttttcctttgtgtgtaatcaccagaaaaaagaatttttgtgttttcgttgcctttaaatgagctgtttatCTCTACAGacggagcaggtcctcatccgTGGAGATCGCCATGTTTTACCGCCATATTTagacagtagcccagaatggacaaaccaaacacaggctCTAGATTGGGCCGTTcgtttttgtgtcagccaccaTAGTCAGCAGCCCCTCCTTGAAaagagcatcagaaaaacacagatttttctttttattgtgaaactgctttattcagtggttttgttggtttaaatcgctgtgtctgtatgttttgttgaggaaaaaaaaacgctcaaagtaaaaaaacttctgaatgtctggatcttaaattatcagagaaaagaGGTGTACACTCATTAGCAGGTACTGCTAATGACTAGCGGCCCATCTCCGACATGCAGAACAGCAGTGGAGAAACAATGACTTGTAACATGAAggtgctttattcagtgtttttaccggttgATATCAccatatctgtttgttttgaagaggaagagacctctgcagatattcagctcacagtgaaaacctcctgaactgAATCAGGAAAAAGGTGACACACATTAGCAGGAGCTGGGCCAATAGTCTTTCTGTAACATGCCGAAGAGCGTTGGATAAACACTTAttacctggtctgtttgttttagagaggatcAAACCTCTGCGGATAACACGGCTCCCAGCGAAAACCTTCTGAAAAACGAATTACTtcgttttaaaaaagtttaagcTAGTTGCAATCTGCATTCCCCTAAATCGTACACACTGTTTCTTTGAAGCGAGGTAATAATGAACTGTACAAATTTGTCTGATAAATTGGAGCAGGTAGagatcacaaaaacacattttacagtgcatttatCCTGTTTATTCTCAtgcttttaaatataattcaaaGCATTCACCaaagaaatagaatataataaaaagttttaattcaTTTCGAAATGCGCAATTATTTAgtataaatagaataaaatatctgCGTGTCATAGAATAtaatctcttttaaaaaaatcttttggagGATTTCAGAGTAGGAAATATAGCATTTACATGAAGCAGCAAAAGATACATAGACATTCATAGATCAGCAGGTGCACAGCACTGTTCCCAAAACCCAGAGATAAAATTATCAACAGTTTGTACTCGTTATAAATAGATATTACAAATTAAGCTACACATTGTACTGCAAGTGTGCATACAGCCCAAGGATAGTATGATGTTCACATTTGACAGCATAAATATCACAGTACTTTAAGGACAGGGTGATTATCCCACACTAAGGTGCGGGGTTGGTTGGAGCCGGCTCTTATTGAAATTCTATTTCAGCACTCggaatttaaatgaaaaatgaaatgaaatgaaaaagggaaaagatTTCAGccagtaagaaaaaaatcatatctcctgataaaagaaaaataactctAAAAGTTTCAGTCCTGATGTGACAAATCTGAATCAGAAATGACTCCTCAGCCCTGCTTAGAGGTGAAAAGGCGCTATCGGGCAGAGGCTGACTAGTTGGTCTTCTTGCAGTTTGTTGTCTCAGTGTTCTCTGACTCCTCTTTGGCTTTGAGCGATCCACTTTGTCCCTTGACAGGAGAAACGGGGGTTTGCTTCCCTGACTCTTTGGTTGTGGTGGTAGAGGTATTTCCGTTATCGATACAGGCTCTCTTTACCTCATCGGTTAGGGCGGCGTAAGGAGAGTGGCCGGAGAAGAGGGTCTTGTAGATGGCTGACTCAATGTTAGCGAAAGGCAAGGCGGAGGAGCCTGTCAGCATCATCCTTGACTGAAAAAAGAGTAGATAAATATGTCAAGACAGAGATAAAATCTCTTATaggtccctttttttttttaaaaaaaaaaaaaggtagctttatgtatctttttctttcattataaAGAAGGTTtaggtgctttataaatattGTAAAGTATCAAAATACTCAATCAAAAGAATTATGCACTCAGTCCGTATTCAAAAACTGTGACTTTAAACAAGCCGTCAGGACTATTGTGGAGTTGTGATGTCATAAGTATATGAGTTGAACATAATTTGTAGAAACTGCAGCTACAGTGTCGAAACAGTCATTCCCCCAGCTGCAATGATGATGCAGAGACGCAGAGAGTGTAGATTTGAAGGACCTCGAAACCGTGActaatcagagcagactgggctttttttgggAGGGAGGGGCTGaagagacaggcgctaaaacGGAGTGTTTCAGACAAAAGATGATCCATGTATTTTCaggcagacaatatgagaaaaatgttatgtatttttattcttaaggcatgtaaacatgttctagtaaaAACCCAACATACAAAAAtggacccaaaaatgagcacgATATAGGACCTTTAATAGGTTTCGAATAGAAAATGTGACTGTctaatcatttaaaaactgtgGAAGTTGTTTCTAAAGGAGCTATAAtcaatatatttacattaacaTCAATCACATGACTACTTGTATGTGAAAGGACTCGCTTGTGTTGATGAACCTGTGGAGAAGCATCAGCtgcctctgttgttgtttgtaatttgtcattttttcatggATAGCCACTGTGCTGTTGACCTAGtttacatataaacacattaaGTAAGTAGGTAACATATTAGGATTTATTTCTCATTAGGGGGTGAGAGTATAACATCTGCATCATCAggaacacaaaataataaacagcaggTTTGGACAAAGTCTTTAAATCTGATGAAATGGCTCTGTGCTAATTTGACAGATCAGAGACGGAGCGAGCTAACAGAATGAGAGTTGAAAGAAGACATGGTAGATTTATCTGTGTCTCAGTCAAGAGCACAAGTTTCCCAGAGAAGAGAGGATGATGCAAGCTGatgaaaatgatgcaaaagCCCCTGCCCTACGGGTAATACCAAACTAATGTGAGTCACCGCAgctaaaacttcaaaaaaaagcaagagggAGAAAGGTCATTTAGAAGACAAGATGCCACAGATCTGGAGGGAGCTTTGGCAAAAAAACCCGAAAACATTTGTTATACCCAAACTGAGATCCaattaataaacaaagaaaggtattaaattgttttctttgtcatagGCAAGCAAATGGACCAAAACACACAATCCTGTTTGGGTATATGTTTTCAAGGTCGCAGTGTTAGGTATAAGTTACACCAAATACACGACACTGACCTTGTTGACAACGATGAAGACGGTGTAGAAGAGCATCAGGTGGTGCTTCTGGAGAGGCAGGTAGTGGgtctgctgcagagcaaacagcACCGCCCCGATCAGGGTGATCTTAGTGGGGCTGCACACATTCGATAAGAGAGCagttatgaaaaaatatgtgatgaatatttaaaaaaaaatgcaacatctaAAATAATGATAgctttatatgtttatatagtTTTATGCACACAGGAGAACATCACATCTGATATGCTTGAATTATTATGCACAAGAGCTACACTGGAGACACACATCATCGCTGTAGATGTGCATGGCATCCCCTGGAGTAAATAACTCAAATTGGTTTTATGTTGCAGTAATACGGTTGGTTATGTGCCAGTCGGACTGTTTCTTGTCAGGCAAGCAGCCAAAACTCCAGGGAGTGACTTCACCCGACAAGAAATGATCCAGCACAAAACCAAAAGTAACACCTATAATGTTAAAGGAGCcgttcaccctaaaatcaaaaatacatatttttcttcttgccTGTAGTGCTGTTATCAATGtggattgttttggtatgagttgTAGAGTGTATATAATGGAACtggatggcacttggcttgtggtgatacagttggtgagtgtggttcagtagaaagaaatcagttcctacatgaaactgctcacaacaaagtgtgtggattatcttgagtaacctgCTCATGatatctggaaagagacattgctgttgagttttttacatgttgtcttttggcactttgagcaccgcAACCTAAGTGCCATCTTGTctcattatattcaagagaggGCAGGTGTCTCTATGATTGATAACTCCAACACTGGGCAACtctcagtaaataaataaataaaatcttgactgataaatagcactacaggtgagagagAATTTTTTTGACAGTCCttttacatttcacatcaaacccaatgtaaaaatgtagttttataaCACAAAAATCACCAATGTGAGATCAGTGGAGTCCTGCAGAGGACTTACTAAGACATCTTGAGGAGCTCATTAGTTTCTGGTTTCCATACGCCTCGAACAAGCTGCTCAAAGTTACTTATTAAACCACCTCCAGCACCTAGTGGGGTAGGAGCGACACAAGTGGTTAATTCTAACTTCATACAAAactatattatcataaaaaatcCTGAAGGGTGCACCATTAGCTACTTACCTTTAGCCCACCCTATGGCAATCATAACCAACAAACCATCCTTGTATTTGTTGTGTGCCTGGATGACCCCTCCGAGCACCTTCCACGTCCTGGTCACCTCCTTCATCCCTGACAGCACCAGCCTGAGAGGCAGCAGGGCGGCACAACAGTACACCAGGTCCATGGGGCAGTAAAACACTAGGTACCTGTAGAGACGCATATGGCTCAAATGAagagtgcaaacacacacattcacatacacacacatatctcTGTTACCTGCTGCGTGTAGACTATGtattcattaaaacattttgac encodes:
- the tmem38b gene encoding trimeric intracellular cation channel type B → MDLFGVLRLDELSHGLANLSMFPYFDMAHYIVSIMALREQPGALEVSKVSPLACWFSSMLFCFGGAVLSAIMLAEPPVAPLSNSTSVLLASVIWYLVFYCPMDLVYCCAALLPLRLVLSGMKEVTRTWKVLGGVIQAHNKYKDGLLVMIAIGWAKGAGGGLISNFEQLVRGVWKPETNELLKMSYPTKITLIGAVLFALQQTHYLPLQKHHLMLFYTVFIVVNKSRMMLTGSSALPFANIESAIYKTLFSGHSPYAALTDEVKRACIDNGNTSTTTTKESGKQTPVSPVKGQSGSLKAKEESENTETTNCKKTN